One genomic segment of Ipomoea triloba cultivar NCNSP0323 chromosome 9, ASM357664v1 includes these proteins:
- the LOC116029213 gene encoding uncharacterized protein LOC116029213, producing MRAGPGRHAVGVGARWLRRVGKEAPIVVSNAGAEEKELVGAGSNPRTVREVLGLVSSKQPEVVFLMETKVGKRHVERLRVRLGFEGAFCVEPVGLSGGLAMLWRCNNVVTLLNYSNNHIDLVVAVPGTPEWRITGFYGYSERSRRHEAWELLLTLKGRSTLPWVVMGDFNDLVSQSEKRGLHPHPENLLQGFCETLAECGLLQVHTVGYPFTWERGRGTREWVEERLDRVVAEERWCEGHLQARVYNIHTDTSDHSALLLDSCPQLEPRRRRSQFRFENAWLLDDGCKGVVEGAWEELAGVGFQERLRGCGVQLRRWGGDKHHRYIARPGKCVLATEAKQHWLRGADSNTKYYHKYASARRRKNRIVKLKDGDGRWVEGDGLNLVIVEYYKGIFLTNGNQIGDALDFIQPRVSQEQNDALLKPFQAEEVKEALFSMGPDKSPGPDGMNPGFYQSFWDVVGGDVTDFVLGCLGSGSFPDHLNDTNVVLIPKKQAPETVADLRPIALCNVVYKIMAKMLANRMKDLLGHIIFDESQSAFIPGRLISDNILVAVEVGHYLRRKQHGRVGWAALKLDMAKAYDRMEWAFLKGMMLRLGFPQAWVNLVMLTVTTVRYTIMVNGQPGGEEAHEVGRCLTVYEEVYGQAINYHKSSITFSHNTAGGDRYAVATYFRVVESTDFGKYLGLPSVIGKNKGRVFSYVEQKLRQRVGAWNKKFLTRAGKEVLLKSVAHAMPTFTMSVFLLPIFLCERLERCMNMFWWRNGNDGKGIHWLSWDKLCVPKCKGGLGFKQIHQFNVALLGKQGWRLLTNPHSLVARVFQARYYPKTTFLEATIGYNSSYCWRSILASQGMIKEGARKRVGNGLTTEVWGTPWLLASDNPCVTTDMPLPLQGTLVANLMTVDGRSWDWR from the exons ATGAGGGCTGGTCCAGGACGTCATGCTGTAGGGGTGGGTGCAAGATGGCTGAGACGAGTTGGGAAGGAGGCTCCGATTGTGGTGTCGAACGCTGGTGCTGAAGAAAAGGAGCTGGTTGGGGCTGGGA GCAATCCGCGCACAGTTCGAGAGGTCCTGGGCCTAGTGTCCAGTAAGCAGCCTGAGGTTGTGTTTTTGATGGAAACGAAGGTAGGGAAGCGGCATGTTGAAAGGCTGAGAGTTCGTTTGGGCTTTGAGGGGGCTTTCTGTGTTGAGCCTGTGGGTTTGAGTGGTGGTCTTGCGATGTTATGGAGGTGTAATAATGTGGTGACGTTATTAAATTACTCTAATAATCATATTGACCTCGTCGTTGCTGTTCCTGGAACTCCTGAGTGGCGGATCACAGGGTTTTATGGTTATTCGGAGAGAAGTAGGAGGCATGAAGCATGGGAATTGTTGTTAACTCTGAAGGGTAGATCCACCTTGCCATGGGTAGTAATGGGGGACTTTAATGATCTTGTGTCTCAGTCTGAGAAGCGGGGACTGCATCCTCACCCTGAGAATTTGTTGCAGGGTTTTTGTGAGACGCTAGCTGAGTGTGGGTTGTTGCAGGTCCATACGGTGGGGTACCCGTTTACTTGGGAACGAGGAAGGGGGACGAGGGAGTGGGTGGAGGAGAGATTGGACAGGGTGGTGGCGGAGGAAAGGTGGTGCGAGGGGCATCTGCAGGCCCGCGTCTATAATATTCATACTGATACTTCTGATCATTCTGCGCTTCTTTTGGACTCATGTCCTCAATTGGAGCCCAGAAGAAGGAGGTCTCAATTCCGTTTTGAAAATGCCTGGCTTTTGGATGATGGTTGTAAGGGGGTGGTAGAGGGTGCGTGGGAGGAGCTAGCTGGTGTGGGCTTTCAGGAGAGGCTACGTGGTTGTGGGGTGCAACTCCGTAGGTGGGGTGGTGATAAGCATCATAG GTACATTGCGAGACCAGGAAAATGCGTTTTGGCAACAGAGGCTAAACAACATTGGTTAAGGGGAGCTGATTCTAATACTAAGTACTACCACAAATATGCCTCCGCGAGAAGACGTAAAAATAGGATTGTTAAGTTAAAGGATGGAGATGGTAGGTGGGTGGAAGGTGATGGTTTGAATCTGGTCATTGTTGAGTATTATAAGGGTATCTTTCTTACTAATGGTAATCAGATTGGGGATGCCCTAGATTTCATTCAACCACGAGTTAGTCAGGAGCAGAATGATGCCTTATTGAAGCCTTTTCAAGCGGAGGAGGTGAAGGAGGCTTTGTTTTCCATGGGTCCTGATAAATCTCCTGGCCCGGATGGTATGAATCCGGGTTTCTATCAATCTTTTTGGGATGTGGTAGGGGGGGATGTTACTGATTTTGTCCTAGGTTGTTTGGGTTCTGGTTCTTTTCCTGATCATCTAAATGACACCAATGTTGTGTTAATACCTAAGAAACAGGCTCCAGAAACTGTAGCAGATTTAAGACCAATTGCCCTCTGCAATGTGGTCTATAAAATTATGGCCAAAATGCTAGCTAATAGGATGAAAGACTTATTGGGGCATATCATCTTTGATGAGTCCCAGAGTGCTTTTATCCCTGGGCGGTTGATTTCTGACAATATTCTTGTGGCTGTAGAGGTGGGGCATTATCTGCGAAGGAAGCAACATGGACGAGTGGGGTGGGCAGCTCTGAAACTTGATATGGCAAAGGCTTATGACCGTATGGAGTGGGCTTTCCTGAAAGGTATGATGTTGAGGTTGGGTTTTCCTCAGGCTTGGGTTAATTTAGTTATGTTGACTGTCACTACGGTGAGATACACAATTATGGTGAATGGTCAGCCTGGGGGTGAG GAGGCCCATGAGGTGGGGCGTTGTTTGACAGTTTACGAGGAAGTTTATGggcaagctatcaattatcacAAGTCCAGTATTACTTTCAGCCATAATACTGCTGGGGGTGACAGGTATGCTGTTGCAACTTATTTCAGGGTGGTTGAGTCAACTGATTTTGGTAAATATTTGGGCTTGCCATCTGTGATTGGGAAGAATAAGGGGAGGGTTTTCTCGTATGTAGAGCAAAAGTTGAGACAAAGGGTGGGTGCATGGAATAAGAAATTTCTTACACGAGCTGGTAAGGAGGTATTGCTTAAGTCAGTGGCCCATGCAATGCCCACATTTACTATGAGTGTgttcttgcttcctattttttTGTGTGAAAGACTTGAGAGATGTATGAACATGTTTTGGTGGCGTAATGGCAATGATGGTAAGGGCATTCACTGGTTGAGCTGGGACAAGTTGTGTGTGCCTAAGTGTAAGGGAGGCCTAGGCTTTAAGCAGATTCATCAGTTCAATGTCGCTCTACTTGGGAAACAAGGGTGGAGGTTGCTCACTAATCCACACTCTTTAGTGGCTCGCGTTTTTCAGGCCAGGTATTATCCTAAGACCACCTTTTTGGAGGCTACTATTGGTTATAATTCAAGTTACTGCTGGAGGAGTATTTTAGCTTCACAGGGAATGATAAAGGAGGGAGCAAGGAAAAGGGTGGGAAATGGCTTAACTACTGAAGTTTGGGGCACTCCTTGGCTCCTGGCTTCTGACAACCCTTGTGTTACAACTGATATGCCTTTGCCTCTTCAAGGTACTTTGGTTGCTAATCTGATGACTGTGGATGGAAGGTCTTGGGATTGGAGGTGA